A genome region from Gadus macrocephalus chromosome 15, ASM3116895v1 includes the following:
- the LOC132473673 gene encoding uncharacterized protein LOC132473673: protein MHHSRHGRQQNHRCFAAYIAGDIPSAIPIKMSTEEECILLLLLHRQRQCRKRRDRRWYVRPLNTTRDRDGEFVSLVLPMRSLDEERHFQYFRMSAPKFDDLLSRVIRNLPDSHQNHRNPIGASQRLAVTLRYLATGIGLQALSASYKMGTSTVSGIVEEMCSAIWDALQGEFMAFPSRGQWQDIAEDFWRQWQFPLCVGAIDRKHVRLRAPARSGSDFYNYKGFFSIALMAAADANYRFIYVDVGAYGRESDGGVLGRSAFGSRLAEGNLNLPAPAVLPGTTTPSPYFFLLDEAFPLQVNLMRPYPGTNLQDRKRIYNYRQARARRVVENAFGCALPNLWPSN, encoded by the exons ATGCACCACTCACGCCACGGGCGGCAGCAGAATCACCGGTGTTTCGCGGCTTATATTGCGGGTGACATTCCGAGTGCCATTCCGATCAAAATgtctacggaagaagagtgcaTTTTATTGCTCCTTTTACATCGGCAACGACAATGCaggaagcgcagagataggcggtggtatgtgcgccctttgaataccacacgagatcgggatggggaatttgtttctctggtgcttccaatgcgaagcctggacgaggagaggcatttccaatATTTTCGTATGTCGGCGCCAAAGttcgatgatctcctttcgcgagtcatccgtaatcttcccgactctcaccaaaaccacCGGAACCCGATCGGGGCTTCCCAAAGGCTTGCCGTTACCTTGAGGTACCTGGCAACCGGCATCGGCCTGCAAGCTCTTTCGGCCAGCTACAAGATGGGCACCAGCACTGTGTCGGGCATCGTGGAGGAGATGTGTTCTGCCATCTGGGACGCCCTTCAGGGGGAGTTCATGGCCTTTCCTTCCCGCGGTCAGTGGCAGGACATAGCGGAGGACTTTTGGAGGCAGTGGCAGTTTCCCCTGTGTGTCGGGGCGATTGACAGGAAGCATGTCAGACTCAGAGCTCCAGCACGATCGGGAAGTGACTTCTATAATTacaaaggttttttttcaattgccctcatggctgctgctgatgccaaCTATAGATTTATTTATGTAGACGTTGGCGCATACGGGCGTGAGAGCGATGGAGGTGTCTTGGGTCGCAGTGCCTTCGGATCCAGACTGGCAGAGGGCAACCTCAATCTACCCGCCCCTGCTGTCCTACCAGGCACCACAACGCCCAgtccttatttttttcttttggatGAGGCCTTTCCCCTACAGGTGAACCTGATGCGTCCCTATCCAG GTACTAACCTGCAGGATAGGAAGCGCATCTACAACTACCGACAGGCCAGGGCGAGACGCGTAGTGGAGAATGCCTTTGGCTGCGCGCTTCCGAATCTTTGGCCGTCCAATTGA